In Halanaeroarchaeum sp. HSR-CO, one DNA window encodes the following:
- a CDS encoding DUF2073 domain-containing protein codes for MPEIEHPGDGVEIDLISGERMRNKTSMEKIRMILDDVRKGNIVILEEGLTPDEESKLIEVTMTEINPDDFSGIEIESFPRSAATNGGFLSRLMGNDSSAKLTVIGPANQIHSLQRDETLIRALISQR; via the coding sequence ATGCCGGAAATAGAACACCCCGGAGACGGCGTCGAAATCGACCTCATCAGTGGCGAACGGATGCGAAACAAGACCTCGATGGAGAAGATCCGGATGATCCTCGACGACGTCCGGAAGGGGAATATCGTGATCCTGGAGGAGGGACTCACGCCCGACGAGGAGTCCAAACTCATCGAGGTCACCATGACCGAGATCAATCCCGACGACTTCTCGGGCATCGAGATCGAGAGCTTCCCGCGATCTGCCGCCACGAACGGCGGCTTCCTGAGCAGACTCATGGGCAACGACTCTTCCGCCAAACTGACGGTGATCGGGCCGGCGAACCAGATCCACTCCCTCCAGCGGGACGAGACGCTCATCAGGGCGCTCATCTCCCAGCGATAA